A stretch of Terriglobia bacterium DNA encodes these proteins:
- the pilO gene encoding type 4a pilus biogenesis protein PilO, with protein sequence MRRERRKKIFRILETAAVAVVAIDLAVYFGVVRPQRASALQAEDAYNQTLRRLQLEKANVARLEKFQADLPAANVKLKDYLSDHVPSRQRVFSDALRLVTALTVKSGVQLDNVSYKLSSAKGEPFDQLGLDVSVEGPFSNLLNFAHSLETTDDLILVRNFSFAAGQGSTVNLRVGGVLYLTP encoded by the coding sequence ATGAGAAGAGAGCGTCGAAAGAAAATCTTCCGGATTCTTGAAACCGCCGCCGTCGCGGTGGTCGCCATAGACCTGGCCGTCTACTTTGGAGTGGTCCGGCCGCAGCGGGCAAGCGCCCTCCAGGCTGAGGATGCCTACAATCAAACATTGCGGCGGTTGCAACTCGAGAAGGCCAATGTGGCGCGACTCGAAAAGTTTCAGGCAGACCTCCCCGCCGCGAACGTCAAGCTGAAGGATTATCTCAGTGACCATGTTCCGTCGCGGCAGCGGGTTTTTTCAGACGCTTTGCGCCTGGTCACGGCGCTCACCGTGAAGAGCGGCGTACAACTGGACAATGTCAGCTATAAGCTGAGCTCGGCAAAGGGCGAACCGTTTGATCAACTGGGCCTGGATGTCTCGGTGGAAGGCCCGTTTTCAAATCTGCTGAATTTTGCGCATTCGCTCGAAACAACGGACGACCTTATTCTGGTCAGAAACTTCTCATTCGCGGCAGGGCAGGGAAGCACGGTCAATCTGCGGGTTGGCGGGGTCCTCTATTTGACGCCATGA
- a CDS encoding SDR family oxidoreductase, producing MSRWLEGRIAVVTGAARGIGRATADLFAREGARVVLNDMDEQQLARAVESIRRAGGAAQPFAGEVTAPGFPEDLLEASFEVFGIPDILVNNAGITWDGAIHKMSDEQWHSVIDIHLTATFRILRVLGAAMREAAKQEIAERGAARARKVVNISSTSGTRGNFGQANYAAAKAGIVGLTRTLAREWGPVNIQVNAAAFGLIDTRLTAPKEDGESIQWQHDEIKLGIPARMREAAIHAIPMGRPGTPEEAAGVVFFLASPLANYVSGQVVEVTGGL from the coding sequence ATGTCCAGGTGGCTGGAAGGCCGAATTGCGGTCGTGACGGGGGCCGCCCGCGGGATTGGGCGCGCCACGGCGGACTTGTTTGCGCGCGAAGGCGCCCGCGTCGTGTTGAATGATATGGATGAACAACAACTGGCGCGGGCGGTTGAAAGCATTCGTCGTGCCGGCGGCGCTGCGCAGCCGTTTGCGGGGGAGGTGACCGCACCGGGATTTCCGGAAGACCTCCTCGAAGCCTCGTTCGAGGTCTTCGGCATTCCTGACATCCTGGTCAACAACGCCGGGATCACCTGGGATGGAGCGATTCACAAGATGTCTGATGAGCAGTGGCACTCGGTGATTGATATCCACCTCACTGCGACCTTCAGGATCCTCCGCGTGCTCGGAGCAGCGATGCGCGAAGCCGCCAAACAGGAGATCGCAGAGCGCGGAGCCGCCCGCGCCAGAAAAGTGGTCAACATCAGTTCCACTTCCGGCACGCGGGGCAATTTTGGCCAGGCTAACTATGCCGCGGCCAAGGCGGGCATCGTCGGCCTCACCCGGACCCTGGCGCGCGAGTGGGGACCCGTGAATATCCAGGTGAACGCCGCAGCGTTCGGCCTGATTGACACCCGCCTGACGGCCCCGAAAGAGGACGGTGAGAGCATTCAATGGCAGCATGATGAAATCAAGCTCGGCATCCCCGCCAGGATGCGCGAAGCGGCCATCCATGCCATCCCCATGGGCCGTCCGGGAACTCCGGAGGAGGCGGCTGGAGTCGTCTTCTTCCTGGCCTCGCCGCTCGCGAATTACGTTTCCGGGCAGGTCGTTGAAGTGACGGGCGGGTTATAA
- a CDS encoding MEDS domain-containing protein: MGAELRPEPSANSCRLLIRKKPGPREIIQFVVGGIEIGQQIVVLAGPAWLKELARILGEHGLRPETLIRNSRLVFLTAPDCLSRFAKMDPCKRPIIRRNGSMVRWVSDWSWAYRAEADPATILRYQCRIHDCIHSLADMSICTVHCEKMERSSMLAVLAQHRRATRATDRPD, encoded by the coding sequence ATGGGCGCTGAATTACGACCAGAACCTTCGGCCAATTCTTGCCGCTTATTAATAAGAAAGAAACCTGGCCCTCGTGAGATCATACAGTTTGTGGTGGGCGGCATTGAAATTGGCCAGCAAATCGTAGTGCTGGCGGGACCCGCGTGGCTCAAGGAGCTTGCTCGAATCCTGGGTGAGCACGGGCTGCGCCCTGAGACCCTTATCCGAAACAGCCGCCTGGTGTTTTTGACCGCCCCCGATTGTCTCTCCCGCTTCGCCAAAATGGACCCCTGCAAGCGGCCGATCATCCGCCGGAATGGATCGATGGTGCGATGGGTCTCCGACTGGTCGTGGGCGTACCGCGCCGAAGCCGACCCCGCAACGATTCTACGCTACCAGTGCCGGATCCACGATTGTATCCACTCGCTTGCCGATATGTCGATCTGCACGGTCCACTGTGAAAAGATGGAGCGCAGTTCCATGCTGGCGGTCCTGGCCCAGCACCGGCGCGCAACTCGCGCGACCGACCGCCCCGATTAA
- a CDS encoding PBP1A family penicillin-binding protein produces the protein MDGRQPQPPKTRIPGGVAPLLGSRRFLGQVVLVILVVLAAGAGVLGGLLFVYSSDLPQVRQLEDYRPDVMTEVFADDGTPIARFAMQHRVLVTYDQIPPLMRNAVISVEDRNFESHWGIDVFRTVRAAITDILELRYAQGASTLTQQLARMLFLTPEKSPRRKIQEALLAIQIERRFTKPQIFTMYANQVPMGYGNYGFAAAAEFYFGKSLQQLTLPEAAVLAGMARGPIYWPILHPRYALFRRNEVLKAMLSNDKISKPEYQAAIKMPLDLHVRSWHENIAPYFVEDIRQFLQKKYGLEAVQQKGLRVYTTLNIPMQRAAQECLRNGLRADDKRRGWRGPERNILKSPVRLSGGGQATLKSFEDPDWSDPLEAGNLIHGIVMSVNPRYAEVRFANLTAQIKPADFKWTRRTDPRQVFSPGDVDLFKIEEAKGATAHATLDQTPDVQGAILAINNSTGEIKAMVGGYDYEESQFNRAVQAYRQVGSSFKVYVYAQALLDGIGPFDTIMDTPVTFPSAAGLWAPHNYDGKFDGSMSLLHALALSKNVPAVKLLAKVGIDNVIKLCRRFGIESRLVPNLPLALGASDLTLLEHTSAFSTFPDDGVHIAPREILRVTDYNGRVIDEFPPQVSDVLPAGIARIETSMLREVFNSGTAIASRPLAMKYDLAGKTGTTNDFTDAWFMGFSPSITAGVWVGFDDHRPLGRGEEGSRVALPIWSDFMAQVLKDKPVERFPGSPLLSTPEQVQQILASAGSGNVLAGDSNLSAFAASLSESRPVSSIQQVPATARPVANPFPAPRPPALITPDPPPATHAN, from the coding sequence ATGGATGGTCGCCAACCGCAGCCTCCGAAGACCCGCATTCCCGGGGGCGTAGCACCGCTGCTGGGAAGTCGAAGGTTCCTTGGCCAGGTCGTTCTAGTCATTCTGGTGGTTCTCGCCGCCGGAGCCGGCGTTCTGGGGGGACTTCTCTTCGTCTATTCGTCTGACCTGCCGCAGGTTCGACAGCTCGAGGATTACCGGCCTGACGTCATGACGGAAGTTTTTGCTGATGACGGCACGCCCATCGCGCGCTTTGCGATGCAACACCGCGTGCTGGTGACCTACGACCAGATTCCTCCTCTCATGCGCAACGCCGTTATTTCCGTCGAAGATCGTAATTTCGAGAGTCACTGGGGGATCGACGTTTTCAGAACGGTCCGGGCTGCAATCACGGACATTCTGGAGTTGCGCTACGCTCAGGGCGCCAGCACCTTGACACAGCAATTGGCCCGCATGCTCTTCCTGACCCCCGAAAAAAGCCCTCGGCGTAAGATCCAGGAAGCTCTGCTGGCCATTCAAATTGAACGCCGGTTTACAAAGCCGCAAATTTTTACCATGTATGCGAACCAGGTTCCCATGGGTTACGGGAACTACGGTTTCGCTGCGGCTGCTGAGTTCTACTTTGGGAAAAGCCTGCAGCAGCTCACGCTTCCGGAGGCTGCCGTTCTTGCCGGCATGGCCCGCGGTCCCATCTACTGGCCGATTCTTCATCCGCGCTATGCGCTGTTTCGCCGTAATGAAGTGTTGAAGGCCATGCTGAGCAATGACAAAATCAGCAAGCCTGAGTATCAGGCGGCCATCAAAATGCCTCTGGACCTGCACGTGCGAAGCTGGCATGAGAACATCGCTCCTTATTTCGTTGAGGACATCCGGCAGTTTCTCCAGAAGAAGTATGGACTGGAGGCGGTACAGCAGAAGGGTCTGCGAGTTTACACGACCCTCAACATCCCCATGCAGCGTGCGGCCCAGGAGTGCCTCAGGAATGGGTTGCGTGCTGACGATAAGCGGCGTGGATGGCGAGGTCCAGAGCGCAACATTTTGAAAAGCCCTGTCCGACTGTCAGGCGGCGGGCAGGCAACTCTCAAGAGCTTTGAGGACCCCGACTGGTCTGACCCGCTGGAGGCGGGCAACCTGATTCACGGGATTGTCATGTCTGTCAATCCGCGCTATGCGGAGGTGCGATTTGCCAACCTGACGGCGCAGATCAAACCTGCCGATTTCAAATGGACACGGCGGACGGACCCTCGCCAGGTGTTCAGCCCGGGCGATGTGGACTTGTTCAAGATCGAGGAAGCTAAGGGCGCCACCGCCCACGCCACGCTTGACCAGACGCCTGACGTTCAAGGCGCAATACTGGCCATCAACAACTCGACGGGCGAAATTAAGGCGATGGTGGGCGGCTACGACTACGAAGAAAGCCAGTTTAACCGGGCGGTACAGGCTTACCGCCAGGTAGGATCATCGTTCAAAGTATACGTCTACGCGCAGGCCCTGCTGGACGGCATTGGGCCTTTCGATACCATCATGGATACTCCAGTGACTTTCCCCAGCGCAGCCGGCCTGTGGGCGCCCCACAACTATGACGGTAAGTTTGACGGGAGCATGTCGCTGCTGCACGCGCTGGCGCTGTCAAAAAACGTCCCGGCGGTTAAGCTGCTTGCCAAGGTAGGCATCGATAATGTCATTAAGCTTTGCCGCAGGTTCGGTATAGAATCGCGGCTCGTTCCCAACCTGCCCCTGGCTCTCGGTGCTTCTGACCTGACGCTCCTGGAACACACTTCGGCCTTTTCAACTTTTCCCGACGACGGCGTTCACATCGCCCCGCGTGAAATTCTCCGGGTTACCGATTACAACGGCCGGGTGATCGACGAATTCCCTCCCCAGGTGAGCGATGTGTTGCCCGCCGGAATTGCGCGCATCGAAACTTCGATGCTGCGAGAGGTTTTCAATTCAGGAACGGCAATTGCCAGCAGACCGCTGGCGATGAAGTATGACCTGGCAGGCAAGACCGGGACCACCAACGACTTTACGGACGCCTGGTTTATGGGATTTTCGCCCTCAATCACCGCAGGCGTCTGGGTTGGATTTGATGATCATCGTCCCTTGGGGCGCGGGGAGGAAGGCTCACGCGTCGCACTGCCCATCTGGTCGGACTTCATGGCCCAAGTCCTCAAGGATAAGCCGGTGGAGCGATTTCCGGGCTCGCCGCTGCTGTCAACTCCAGAACAGGTGCAGCAAATTCTGGCCAGCGCAGGATCGGGCAATGTGCTGGCCGGTGATTCGAATCTCAGCGCGTTTGCAGCAAGCCTCTCGGAGTCACGACCCGTGTCCTCCATCCAGCAGGTCCCGGCCACGGCCAGACCAGTTGCCAATCCATTCCCGGCCCCTCGGCCCCCGGCCTTGATAACTCCCGACCCGCCGCCCGCGACACATGCCAACTAG
- a CDS encoding matrixin family metalloprotease, translating to MFSAVLLFGYNPFQDNLGTVTAPVPVVARWNSMPLAWMLNPDTPKSNVATPGCSPTSGSATCIQQSLTAGFTTWTNATVAGQDLTTVSAQFAGTSTLTMPVFNDCKNVIGFSDTTSSDFSTGTIAFTEVATVTRQPGTSGPFQYQCNGGTAKVCNFDDCIGGADMEFNPSVNFTTSLTPPSGTFSLQSVATHEEGHMLGLDHSGIGHTVMFPYGDSTAAGQQTQLAADDAIGISFLYPSANFATATGVVSGHVTLSGSGIFGAHVVAVDANTGNAVIDGLTTPNGTYTLTGVPPGLYYVLALPLAGNSDSGVLSIDNFSGWECGYADSGCKNAPQNLTSYTGRYH from the coding sequence ATGTTTTCCGCCGTCCTGCTATTCGGCTATAACCCGTTTCAGGACAACCTTGGCACAGTGACCGCGCCCGTTCCCGTTGTGGCCCGCTGGAATTCCATGCCTCTGGCCTGGATGCTGAACCCCGATACGCCTAAGAGCAACGTCGCGACGCCGGGCTGCTCACCCACCTCCGGCTCCGCCACCTGCATTCAGCAATCGCTTACAGCAGGTTTCACCACGTGGACAAATGCCACGGTTGCCGGGCAGGACCTGACCACTGTGTCCGCGCAATTTGCGGGGACGTCCACGCTGACCATGCCTGTTTTCAACGACTGCAAGAACGTGATTGGGTTTTCCGACACGACGAGCAGCGATTTCTCGACCGGGACGATCGCCTTTACAGAGGTTGCAACCGTTACGCGGCAGCCCGGAACATCCGGGCCCTTCCAGTACCAGTGCAACGGCGGGACAGCCAAGGTATGCAACTTTGATGATTGCATCGGGGGCGCCGACATGGAATTCAATCCCAGCGTGAACTTCACGACCTCGCTCACGCCACCTTCGGGAACTTTCAGCCTGCAATCGGTGGCGACTCACGAGGAGGGCCACATGCTGGGTCTCGACCACAGCGGGATTGGCCACACCGTGATGTTTCCCTACGGCGATTCCACTGCCGCAGGCCAGCAGACGCAACTTGCAGCCGACGACGCCATCGGGATTTCTTTCCTCTACCCCAGCGCCAATTTTGCCACGGCGACGGGAGTCGTTTCCGGACACGTTACCCTGAGCGGGTCCGGTATTTTTGGCGCGCATGTGGTGGCCGTCGATGCCAATACCGGCAATGCCGTGATCGATGGCCTGACGACGCCGAATGGGACGTATACGCTGACTGGAGTTCCTCCGGGACTTTACTACGTTCTGGCCCTGCCCCTGGCCGGCAATTCGGATTCCGGTGTGCTGTCCATTGACAACTTTTCCGGGTGGGAGTGTGGGTATGCTGATTCGGGATGTAAAAATGCGCCCCAGAATCTCACCAGCTACACGGGCCGCTACCATTAG
- the thiL gene encoding thiamine-phosphate kinase, with protein sequence MYTTAEMNFQSEGEFVRWLRSLASAKSPLVRMGIGDDAALVRVRSGRDLVLTADLSIEDVHFTTGLHPARSIGHRALARSLSDIAAMGGIPRFALISVAFPRSVSRAWIGEFYRGVLDLAARYHVELIGGDTSVVNQTAMVDVVLTGELARGRGLLRSGARPGDLIFVSGRLGQSAHGLEILKRQARHHKQARRSQRENSEAATAVKAHLYPEPRCELGHWLQQSGIPSAMMDISDGLSTDLGRLCEASRTGAKIDAWRIPRLSAISPTRSLALALNGGEDYELLFAVPKVRLAKVPRRQCGVPLHCIGRICRSRELLLVHENGGASPFAPAGYDHFSK encoded by the coding sequence ATGTATACTACAGCGGAGATGAACTTTCAATCGGAAGGCGAATTTGTGCGGTGGCTTCGCAGCCTGGCTTCAGCAAAGTCGCCGCTGGTCAGAATGGGCATCGGTGATGACGCGGCCCTGGTCCGGGTCAGAAGTGGCCGTGATTTGGTCCTGACGGCTGATCTCTCGATCGAGGATGTCCATTTCACCACCGGCCTGCATCCGGCCAGATCCATTGGCCACCGCGCGCTCGCGCGCTCTCTGAGCGACATTGCAGCCATGGGAGGTATCCCGCGGTTTGCGCTGATTTCCGTGGCCTTTCCGCGTTCTGTTTCGCGGGCCTGGATTGGAGAATTCTACCGAGGGGTGCTGGACCTTGCTGCGCGTTACCACGTGGAACTGATTGGCGGCGACACATCGGTTGTGAACCAGACGGCGATGGTCGACGTGGTGCTCACGGGTGAACTCGCTCGCGGAAGGGGACTGCTGCGTTCCGGAGCGCGTCCCGGTGACCTGATCTTTGTCAGCGGCAGACTGGGGCAATCAGCCCACGGGCTCGAGATTTTGAAGCGGCAAGCAAGACACCACAAGCAGGCCCGAAGATCCCAACGGGAGAATTCGGAAGCCGCGACCGCCGTGAAAGCTCACCTTTACCCGGAGCCGCGCTGCGAGCTCGGGCATTGGCTTCAGCAAAGCGGCATCCCCTCGGCGATGATGGACATCAGTGACGGGCTTTCAACGGATCTGGGACGCCTTTGCGAGGCCAGCAGAACCGGCGCAAAGATCGACGCCTGGCGCATCCCTCGGCTGTCCGCAATTTCACCGACACGCTCCCTGGCGCTTGCTCTCAACGGGGGCGAGGACTACGAATTGCTCTTCGCAGTTCCGAAGGTGAGGCTGGCGAAGGTACCGCGAAGGCAGTGTGGCGTTCCGCTCCACTGTATCGGCAGGATCTGCCGCTCACGAGAACTCCTGTTGGTGCACGAAAACGGGGGCGCCTCGCCTTTTGCGCCAGCAGGCTATGACCATTTCTCAAAGTGA
- a CDS encoding M23 family metallopeptidase, giving the protein MNNKFYTLLITSGAHGRVRKIQLPFYIVPIVLVLSVVGVMMLAGLATSYARMLIKVSNYNAVRSERESLKQQFQTLESKVSRANVKLNSLQTLAAEVAVTYGFRNGSHQQIAPDLLNLARQSSVTGAANAYNTLYALNAIRTVSLNGTGGRISASAFPGMIDDPDAIPAIWPVRGRLTAGFGQRMDPFSGEDAFHPGVDIADGFGTDIVATGDGLVIEAEPDAGYGRSIMVDHGDGITTLYAHLSRIFVVVGEEVKQGEIIGAIGMSGRTTGPHLHYEVRIHGTPVNPGRFLRE; this is encoded by the coding sequence ATGAACAACAAGTTCTACACTCTCCTCATCACGTCCGGCGCCCATGGTAGAGTCCGAAAAATTCAACTTCCTTTCTATATTGTCCCCATAGTCCTTGTCCTCAGCGTTGTTGGTGTTATGATGCTGGCCGGACTGGCTACCAGTTACGCGCGAATGCTGATCAAAGTGTCGAACTACAACGCCGTCCGGAGCGAGCGCGAGTCGTTGAAGCAGCAATTCCAAACTCTTGAAAGCAAAGTCAGCCGCGCCAATGTCAAACTGAACTCGCTTCAAACACTTGCCGCCGAGGTGGCGGTGACCTACGGGTTCCGAAATGGATCCCACCAGCAAATTGCGCCTGATCTGCTGAACCTCGCCCGGCAATCCAGCGTCACCGGCGCGGCCAACGCCTACAACACGCTGTACGCATTGAACGCCATCAGGACTGTGAGCCTCAACGGCACAGGCGGCAGAATCAGCGCCAGCGCGTTCCCCGGCATGATCGATGACCCGGACGCCATCCCGGCGATCTGGCCAGTCCGGGGAAGACTGACCGCCGGATTCGGCCAGAGGATGGATCCCTTCAGCGGTGAGGATGCCTTCCATCCAGGCGTGGATATTGCTGACGGTTTCGGTACGGACATCGTGGCGACCGGCGACGGCCTGGTGATTGAGGCTGAGCCCGACGCAGGCTACGGCAGAAGCATTATGGTTGACCACGGCGACGGCATCACCACTCTCTATGCCCACCTCAGCAGGATTTTCGTAGTGGTTGGAGAAGAGGTCAAGCAGGGGGAGATCATCGGCGCAATCGGCATGAGCGGCCGAACGACGGGGCCTCATCTCCACTACGAAGTTCGAATCCACGGCACGCCCGTGAATCCGGGGCGTTTCCTTCGGGAATAA
- a CDS encoding alpha/beta fold hydrolase: MITRRKFIQSNLLGLTLPLAGLEGPAAVAGPMSGPAASQAPGEAGRDYWNDWPEYMISHMNEARAQRLAQLRALRSEADVHARIERVRSTVWKLIGGPFEKTPLNPRITGTIDRGAYRVEKVIFESHPGVYVTSNLYIPSGRKGPFPAVLAPLGHTTNGKAYRNYAYVYQTLARKGYMVLAFDPFGQGERYQYLDPRTGKPLYGPTGEHSQAGRPMLLFGSTFAQYRAWDAIRALDYLLSRPEVDPNKIGLTGQSGGATMTMYLCALEPRVRVAVEVDGNSEDLAGPSYAPPGAVADAEQNLIFSLPEGIDRGDLLLAFAPKPLLMIYTPIDRGATYSPTYIEGTKEVYQEVQAAYQILGAAEKAGLFATSLPHDYDFFSRQAAYGWFNRWLGQEDWGTEEAEFDEAAPSELDCTTTGQVLTSLGGRTVVQLNSDRLNEIAPANSPASTLSDAEAFRQNARNTLRSLLALPSEKSQLDSVTLTSHSRKGVQIEEVVFRSEPAIRVTGWFLKPVQAPGPVPTILHVSERGKEDSPEEEGELVRLAQKGFAVCSVDLRGLGFSIPRPAAAGPVFYHGDNLQEDYAWAGFTLGKPVLGQRVWDCLRCLDYLESRPDVDRTRIHGLGEQGGAIALLMAAALDDRISSLMLDSITATYRSLVEAMTYSLELAWFLYGILKHFDLPDQVAVLAPRPCWILNATGPEGLPLPETQLATIYRGALAVYRQRNAEERLRLLVHQAYEKSKVVDNWLKAA; this comes from the coding sequence ATGATCACGCGCCGGAAGTTTATTCAGTCCAACCTGCTGGGGCTAACATTGCCCCTTGCCGGTTTGGAGGGCCCCGCCGCCGTCGCCGGGCCCATGAGCGGGCCAGCAGCTTCACAGGCGCCTGGCGAGGCCGGGCGTGACTATTGGAATGACTGGCCGGAGTACATGATTTCCCATATGAACGAAGCGCGCGCGCAGCGGCTGGCGCAACTTCGGGCACTGCGCAGCGAGGCCGATGTCCACGCCCGCATTGAGAGGGTCCGCTCCACGGTCTGGAAACTTATTGGCGGCCCTTTTGAAAAGACTCCTTTGAACCCGCGCATTACCGGAACCATTGATCGCGGAGCATATCGGGTCGAAAAGGTTATTTTTGAAAGCCACCCTGGAGTTTATGTCACTTCCAATCTGTACATTCCAAGTGGCCGCAAGGGGCCCTTCCCGGCAGTTCTTGCGCCCCTCGGGCATACGACGAACGGGAAGGCATACCGCAACTACGCGTATGTGTACCAGACTTTGGCGCGAAAGGGGTACATGGTGCTGGCTTTCGATCCTTTCGGCCAGGGCGAGCGATACCAGTATCTTGACCCGCGAACCGGAAAACCCCTCTACGGCCCGACCGGTGAGCATTCACAGGCCGGACGCCCCATGCTGCTTTTCGGTTCAACTTTCGCGCAGTATCGCGCGTGGGATGCCATCAGGGCCCTCGATTACCTTCTTTCGCGCCCCGAAGTTGATCCCAACAAGATCGGGCTGACCGGCCAATCCGGCGGCGCTACTATGACAATGTATCTCTGCGCGCTTGAGCCGAGAGTCAGGGTCGCCGTGGAAGTCGATGGAAACTCTGAGGACCTCGCCGGACCCTCCTACGCGCCGCCTGGCGCGGTGGCCGACGCAGAGCAGAACTTGATCTTCAGCCTGCCTGAAGGCATTGACCGCGGAGACCTTCTGCTGGCTTTTGCCCCCAAACCCCTGCTCATGATCTATACGCCGATCGATCGCGGGGCCACTTATTCGCCAACCTACATCGAAGGGACAAAGGAAGTCTACCAGGAAGTCCAAGCTGCCTATCAAATCCTTGGGGCGGCCGAAAAGGCCGGCCTTTTCGCGACCTCGCTGCCACACGATTATGACTTTTTCAGCCGCCAGGCCGCTTATGGATGGTTCAACCGCTGGCTCGGTCAGGAGGATTGGGGAACCGAAGAAGCGGAATTTGATGAGGCAGCTCCGAGCGAATTGGACTGCACAACCACGGGACAAGTACTCACCTCCCTGGGCGGACGCACGGTGGTGCAACTGAACTCCGATCGGCTCAATGAAATAGCCCCGGCCAATTCCCCAGCAAGCACACTCAGCGACGCCGAGGCTTTCCGTCAGAACGCCAGGAACACACTTCGGAGCCTGCTCGCCCTGCCTTCGGAAAAAAGCCAGCTCGATTCCGTCACACTCACTTCCCACTCGCGCAAGGGCGTGCAAATCGAGGAGGTCGTTTTCCGATCGGAACCGGCCATTCGAGTGACCGGTTGGTTTCTTAAACCCGTTCAAGCCCCCGGTCCGGTTCCCACCATCCTTCACGTGTCCGAGAGAGGTAAGGAAGATTCTCCCGAAGAGGAAGGAGAGTTGGTTCGCCTGGCACAGAAGGGATTTGCAGTCTGTTCAGTCGATTTACGGGGTCTCGGTTTCTCCATTCCTCGACCCGCAGCCGCAGGCCCGGTTTTTTACCATGGGGACAATCTTCAGGAGGATTACGCGTGGGCAGGCTTCACGCTCGGCAAACCAGTCCTCGGACAGCGCGTTTGGGACTGCCTCCGCTGCCTCGATTATCTGGAATCGAGACCGGACGTCGATCGTACTCGGATCCACGGGCTTGGAGAGCAGGGCGGAGCCATTGCCTTGCTGATGGCCGCAGCTCTGGACGATCGTATATCATCCTTAATGCTTGATTCTATTACCGCTACATACCGATCATTGGTGGAGGCAATGACTTACTCGCTCGAACTGGCCTGGTTCCTCTACGGAATCCTGAAGCACTTCGACCTGCCCGACCAGGTTGCTGTATTGGCGCCCAGGCCATGTTGGATTCTGAACGCCACGGGACCAGAAGGTCTGCCGCTGCCGGAGACCCAACTGGCCACCATCTATCGCGGTGCGCTTGCGGTTTATCGACAAAGAAACGCCGAGGAACGGTTACGATTATTAGTCCACCAAGCCTATGAAAAGTCGAAAGTAGTTGACAATTGGCTGAAAGCCGCGTAG